The window CAATGAAGGCGCACATAACGTAGCGCATCAAACACTGGACAATCCCTCCCGTCCCACCCAGACCCTTTCTCCCAGGGTGGTCCCTTTAGATCAGATCCGACACCAAAGTCCCAGGGGGCACTAATGAAGTCCGTCCCCATGCTTACACGTGCTGAATCAGCTTAACATGCCCTATCCTTAAAGGATTTCCCAGCGACTTTTCTTCCCTTTAAGAAGATTACCAAGCTGTTGCCTTGGCAACCCGCAGCTCTGGATTATCGGGTCGGAAAGTGGCGCCATTGTGGCTCCAAAACGGAGCCGGCGTTGTGTACAATGCAATGGGAAGCTGGAGCCAAAATAGCCGACACAGGCATACAGTTTCCAGACAGTGAAGTCCTGGGGGTCACATAGGAGAAACTGAGCAGGCTGTCATAGCGGGAGATTAATGATATGCCTTTAACAAGGACAGCGTCCCGGGACAAGGGGGATAGAAAGCAGTGATGTGGGCAGGGCAAAAAAACACCAAACTTTGTATATCGTGTTCTGTTTCACTCattatcacatcctggtgacattTTAACAAGTTCAAAGCCCCCCTGGTGGCCTCTATAGAGCCcccaaacatgtcttctctctaaacACAGGCGATGCACCATTAAACCTACGAGAAAAGGTGCTGTTTCAAGCGGAGTGACGGGTCAATGGCGAACGGATTGGCATTGACGTTCACACTTACGCACGACTCGTGTAGCATTGTAAAGATCTTTTTGACGTCCCATTTTCTATCTAATACAGCAGCGACACCTAGGGGACAAAGCGCGTAAATAgacgtcgtttttttttttcatgaaaatgaGAAAAGTTGAGCCACTTTGTGCTTTTAATTAATtcggcatcttaaacaacttctaaaaagtctcctgcattttatcacgtgtggctctgtgttccttttctcatACTATTTTAAAGGAACTGCAAGTGTGGGCTATCAAATTAGACAATAaccaatttgcctattttgacaattttccaagatttccagttccagtggtttgatttcatctgcacaacaaatcacaactacagaagcaatggggtgttctgatacagaagcaatggggtgttctaatacagaagcaatggggtgttctgatacagaagcaatggggtgttctgatacagaagcaatggggtgttctaatacagaagcaatggggtgttgtgatacagaagcaatggggtgttctaatacagaagcaatggggtgttctgatacagaagcaatggggtgttctaatacagaagcaatggggtgttctgatacagaagcaatggggtgttctgatacagaagcaatggggtgttctaatacagaagcaatggggtgttctaatacagaagcaatggggtgttctgatacagaagcaatggggtgttctgatacagaagcaatggggtgttctgatacagaagcaatggggtgttctgatacagaagcaatggggtgttctaatacagaagcaatggggtgttctaatacagaagcaatggggtgttctgatacagaagcaatggggtgttctgttacagaagcaatggggtgttctgatacagaagcaatggggtgttctgatacagaagcaatggggtgttctgatacagaagcaatggggtgttctaataaatttgcacactgctgCATGTTAAAtgcatatatatgcatatataaaggcagcacagggggggggggggggtcagggagCAGCGCAGTAAAATCCTATTTAAAGTACAGTACAGACACAGCATTGTGAAGCTTCATgaagcacagtaaagcacaggagGGAATGACAGACACAGAGGGGCCTGACCTGTGCCGCAGCTCCTGCTGAACTCTTCCAGGGTACTGGGCTCCTCCACTGCCTCCCGGCTGCCATGATTCCATCCTCGCTCCCcgtctccctgcctctcccccgGCCGAGACCCGGAGTCCACTGGGATTGCACAGGCTTACAGCTGATTAGAAGGGTGGCCAAGAGGCAGTAGAGACAGACCGGACTGCTTACCATCCCCACACCCTTCCCAGGGTGCACTGCGATGATAATCCTCTGTAAGACTGTTTACAGGTGAGCTCTTTAAGAGTGCCTGATAAGAGtgacccatagtaaaagcacagggaggtctggtaaaacatagggaagcattgtaaagcacagagaggtctggtaaagcacagggaagcattgtaaagcacagagaggtgtggtaaagcatagggaagcattgtaaagcacagagaggtctggtaaagcatagggaagcattgtaaagcacagagaggtgtggtaaagcatagggaagaattgtaaagcacactTTTACTAAGTGCTCTTAGGTGTTTTATTGTGcttgtgtgtgattatatatatatatatatatatatatatatatatatatatatatatatatatatatatatatatataggtgtaacattttaataagatcactaaatatgtctttaaaatacGATAGCACCTCTTCAGGTGAGAAGCGCAAACTGAAGGCAAAGCAAGTTATTTTTACAGCTCAATTAAAATCTAGCGTCTTTTATTCAGCTGATcctatataataaaaataaaaaataataaaactttgTTTATAGCTCAGTATGACTTATTCTATTCTACAGATCAATAAACACAGTCAGCACAACAAGCTCCCGCCCAACTGTCTTTCAGCTCTCTCTATTGGTTAAAAGGGGTAAGCCAGCGCCACActttaaaaatctttttaaaaaaaaacccactgttcTATTGGTCCCCCAACACGTCAATCACAACAGCAAGCCCCGCCCGTTTTTGTTCATAGAATCGGGGAGGTCATGAAACTGCACGGCTGTGTCCGCCATGTTGGCTCCAACCTCTCTATGGATAATTATACGATTCTGCGTGACTGTGGAGCCAAAATGGCACCAGATTCACCGctctttttattattgtaaaccgGAGCGCCTGCGAACTGAACAGAGAGCAAGGTCCGTGTTGTGTTTCGATAGGTGGGCGGAAggggtatttaaaaataaaaataaatatatcgaaatatatttaaaaaggctTATGAATACAGGAAGTCACGCGATATTTATTGATTAGAgctaatactattattattattataatccgGGTGGcgatttttcttttagtttttttagaaTCGCCAATAGCCTACTGTCTGTGCGTTTCCTTGTACGGTTTAACGCAAATTCACATATTTACTAATAACAGAGATAATTATAGACGTCACTACGTGTATTTTGTAGAGAAGTCGTTGTCGTGATTGGTCATTTTTTAAGTTGTCAGTTTCGAATCATTTCAAACGTCCGTGTGACATTTTCTCTCTTCTGGAAAAATAGATTTGTACAGATTGAACTTCTGCGTGTGTGTGCTGCTCAGCCAACATAAGAGACACTTCAAATGCTTTGCATGTGGCGAGACAGTATTAACAACTAATATCAATAGGTTAATATTGTGCAGGATTCTGATATGAATCATTAATGACAAATTAATTACTATTTGAATGAATAGCACGACCACATTACTGAGCGAAGgaaagttataaaatacaatgcgGGCAACTAACTAAATACAATACGTAAAATaaatactgctttattattattattattattattattattatattgccgCTGTCGGGGTTTGAACCTTAGAACTCGTTTGATTTGGAAATTACGTCAATGATTGCACACACTAAACCAAACTGGTGGACCAGCATTAGCAGTATAAATTAAACACTGTTTTCGTATCCTTGTTTTGGCTATACTGTTTTAAAAATCGTTAATAAAAATGATCCGTTTGTCGGGTCGAGTGTGGAGCCGCGCCGAGTCGTGCTGTCAGTTCATGCCGATTGTGATCAACACGTTCCTGGTGCTGGCCATCACGGCCGAAGTGATGTATTTGGTTGTGGTGGAGGCGCCCCGGGACCCGGGAGAGAAGCACGGCGAGTGGAGCGCGGTGTGGAAAGCGACGCACATCGCCTCCCAGCTCTTCATGCTGGGCAACATCATGTGGAACGCAAGGCTGTTTCTGAAGAGGAGCCCCAGCATTCGGGGCGTGTTTCTCGAAGGAGCTGGATTCGGGCAAGGCTGGAAGTaagttaataattaaaaaaaacaccaaccttcacacttatattttatttggtaatataatttattttagtgGCCGTTTTTTAAGCCTGGAACTCAAGATTTGCCTTCTAGAACCATGGtcgtggaagggggggggggggggcggagtcACAGAGGAGACACAGCAGTTGGAATGCTGTGTCAGTGAGTGTTTCACGTTTCATGTGACACAAAATTTGTGTTTTATAAACTGATTTAAAGACGTTGACAAAAACTCCTAGTCCGGACTGTTCCCTCCGGCAAGATCCATTGcaaagtttattttcattttgaacagCCATCTGGTATTAGACTAGACagaagaaagttctcagtttgctcgCCTTGCCTTCAGGAAGTCCGTTTAGCATTACTTTCTTGATCCTTCCACCTCAGAAGCTGGTTAGTCAGCAAAGAAGCCAGCGAAGGGGTGAGGATGATGTCGCTCTCCCTGTGACCCAGGAAGCGCAAGACGATCTGAAAGCAAGGTCTGCAAACAGAAGTTTCATCATCCTAGTTTAGTACCAGATATcgggttttaaaatgaaaggacacagatttccaaactgcacacttgagacttacagcagtgtgcaaatatattCAAACACCCCGTTGCGATTTGTCgtgcagatgaaatcaaaccgctgTGACTGAAaattgtctgatttaattgaccactttaataggccacacatgcaattcaattAAAACAGTATGACAAAGGAACACGCAGCCCCAAATGGTAAAACGCGTgcgactttttagaagttgtttaagatgcctaattaagaTAACCCCCTCTCGCTGCAGGTACTGCTACAGCTGCGAGACTCACATCCCTCCCCGCTGCTCACACTGCTTCGACTGCAAGGCCTGTGTGCTTCGACGGGATCACCACTGCGTTTTCTTCGGCCAGTGCGTGGGCTTTCGAAATTACCGTTATTTCCTGAGCTGTCTGCTGTACATGAGCGCGGGGCTGCTGTACGCTGTGGTGCTCAACTCGGAGGTGTTCATGCTCATTCTTCAGGAGGGCctcaccctgcacagcaccaTGCTGCTGCTGATGCCCTGGATCATGCTGGTTATCGGTGAGACAGCCTTCTTGCTCGAAAGGGACAGTCAGTTTCTCCGTTCTGTTGGTCCCCGTGAtccagtggtttgcagtgcacaggtcaCGGTTCAaaacctttctttcttttctgttttcccGGTTTGCAAACGGTtgaataataatactggctcTACGCGTGATGTGTATCGCCAGCatgtaaaccacggggttcagtcctgaaataataatgcaaagatcaacacacaacacagacacggtcactttaCTTTACCGGTCTTTATCATaaccacagcagtgtggagtagtggttagggctctggactcttgaccggagggtcgtgggttcaatcccaggtgggggacactgctgctgtacccttgagcaaggtactttacctagattgctccagtaaaaaaacccaactgtataaatgggtaattgtatgtaaaaataatgcgatatcttgtaacaattgtaaggataagggtgtctgctaagaaataaataataaataataataaccacatcAAAGGGACCGATTACATCGCCACACCCCCTGTTATACCCTTAgccacgccccctgcgatagctagttcagtcacgtccctccagtccatgactgacacatcacgtaCCGCATTAGGGTGATGACTCCGCCccctaggattcattcgctctctgtcacagaacCCCCAGCCCTGTCAATCACAACAagaagtgactttttttttttttgcacatcccTACCAGTTATATTACTTActgaccctctctctctctgtctctctctctgtctctctctctcccctctgtccccctcctctctctttctctttctttctcctttctctcccccctctctttctctctctctcctcccctcctctctctgtctctctcctctctccccctcctctctctccccctcctctctcccctctcccctccccccctcctctctctccccctcctctctccccctctcccctctccccctcctctctctccccctctcctctctccccctcctctctctcgctctctctctctctctccccctcctctctctcccctcctctctctccccctcctctctctccctctccccctctcccctctccccctcctctctctcgctctctctctctctctctccccctcctctctctctcccctcctctctccccctcctctctctccctctccccctctcccctctccccctcctctctctcgctctctctctctctctctctccccctcctctctctctcccctcccctctccccctcctctctctcgctctctctctctctctctctccccctcctctctctcccctcctctctctccccctcctctctctccctctccccctctctcctctccccctcctctctctcgctctctctctctctctctccccctcctctctctcgctctctctctctctctctctccccctcctctctctctcccctcccctctccccctcctctctctcgctctctctctctctctctctccccctcctctctctcccctcctctctctccccctcctctctctccctctccccctcctctctcccctcctctctctccccctcctctctctctctctcaggtcagGTGACCCCCCGTGCGTTCCTCTTCGCCTTCATCGCTGACACCTGCGTGGTGggctgcctgtgtgtctctgcgttCCTCCTCTTCCACGTGACTCTGATGCTCCGCGGGCAGACCACGCGGGAGTGGTACTCCAGCCGCCGGCCGTACAGCCTGGGCTGGCGCCGGAACGCGTGCGAGTGCCTGGGGCAGCGCTGGTACCTGGCCTGGCTGTGCCCGCTCATCCCCTCACCCCTGCCCGGCGACGGGATCCACTTCCAGGTCACTGCCCCCCTGGCTGAGACCCCCAGTACTGCAGCTCCGGGGCCCCCCAGAAACTAGCCCCCTTCAGCGGGGACCAGCCGCAGCTTCACTCCTAGAACTGTATTGTGAGCAACCCAGGCAAACGGCATGGAGGACTGTGGGGGTCAGTTTACTGATCTGAGCACTAGTGGATCTTAATATCATCAAGAAAAGAGACAGTGACAAAGAGTTCTGCTCGAAACGTCTGTCACTGATTTAATTTTCAAGTTCCAAATTCATCACCATGTTTGCTGTTGGCTACAATTACTTTAGACAAGTCTGTGATGCGAGAGGCAATCTGGTTATGCTGTGGGAATGCTATCCCAAactttaagctgagggaacacgaagcctcttgtgcaggaacagcggcttgaaacctggaaccaggagacctagtttgaggttcctgtatcaaaccccaagtctcccctggagtgccgtgcagtggcctgaaacctggtCTCccgaaaccaagttccaagccacacagCGGCTCTGTGTTCCCAGCTTTAGTGTTTCCAAATTTAGCACCAtcaagtgtttaatagttatggatgatctAACACCGCCAGCATTGAAATAATCAATATACTCAATCTGGCAGCTAAGACAAGCAGCTCAGTGCTGTCGGCCCTCTGTGTCGGTCTCTCCTCGCTCATTGAGTTTGGTGTTACGCACTCAGAACCATTGTGTAGCCGCTGTCAGATTGAAGACATCAGGTGGCCCTGGCGGGGTTATAAAAAcaaagtgtttattgtgctgcctCTCAAGACCCAAACTTCTAGTCCTTGTGAAAATCCTCTTCTGTAGTCTGCGAtggggaga of the Acipenser ruthenus chromosome 43, fAciRut3.2 maternal haplotype, whole genome shotgun sequence genome contains:
- the LOC117962620 gene encoding probable palmitoyltransferase ZDHHC24, with the translated sequence MIRLSGRVWSRAESCCQFMPIVINTFLVLAITAEVMYLVVVEAPRDPGEKHGEWSAVWKATHIASQLFMLGNIMWNARLFLKRSPSIRGVFLEGAGFGQGWKYCYSCETHIPPRCSHCFDCKACVLRRDHHCVFFGQCVGFRNYRYFLSCLLYMSAGLLYAVVLNSEVFMLILQEGLTLHSTMLLLMPWIMLVIGQVTPRAFLFAFIADTCVVGCLCVSAFLLFHVTLMLRGQTTREWYSSRRPYSLGWRRNACECLGQRWYLAWLCPLIPSPLPGDGIHFQVTAPLAETPSTAAPGPPRN